The genomic DNA tattttctattAAAGGCTAAACGAAGGAATATACTTACTCGTTGATACTCGCATATGTAACGAGAAGAATCAAATTTGTTCCAATCATACCAAAACCACAAACGTTGACCAATTACATAGTGTATCGTCACATAGACATTGCCAGGATTTAATCCAAAATCGGCTGAAATACACATGAAATGaaccaaatattttttacgtATTGAAACAAGCAAGAAGAACAATTCCAAGTGACAGACAATCTTGCGCAACCCtcttattaaatttaaaaaaacccagctTCAATGTATAGTCTGCCTCGTCTTGTGGAAGATCTATCTGCTGCTAGTGTAGTATTCTCATAAATAAATTGTTCCTTACTGTTATTTTAGAGGCACTGTTATATTCGAATATTTTTTCCACAATAGTTGGAAGAATATATCTGTCCACAATAGTCACCGATATCTATTCAAGTGTCATTAAACCCGATTCTTTTTCCAATAACTTTCTGTCgaatttcaaaaagaataattttTACATGGAAATAACGTCaagtcattggttgaatttcaaatgattaggacgtttttaaccaatcaagacgctttggtgtacacttttgaaaatattaccaagAATGCATTAGAATCTCAAACGGCatattaaatgataatatatGATTTGCTATGTTTAACctcaaataattcttatttgAAAACGTATTCTGGAATGTAATGTCAATGAAAGGTACCTATCtagtttaaataatataaaaaagagatgtggtatgattgccaataacactgtccacaagagaccaaaatgacacagacattaacaacaataggtcaccgtaaggccttcaacaatgagcaaggcccataccacatagtgtATTTTAAAGCGACACATCGACAGATTTAACTATTTGGACAGCAGCGTTAATGCTGCAATTGATTGTACTAATCTTTTCAAtaccatttattgaattaaatcatattaagattgtataaaataacaacatGCGAAATATGCAAAACCGATTGAATTTCAACCTATTAAGTCGAAAAAACGTTGTCGCTGGTCAGTTTGAACAAAGGTTCCGTACTTAaggaccgtactttgacctataatggtttactttaacaaattttaacatggatggagagttgtgtctcattggcactcatactacatcttcttatatacattgacaacgccatgaaaaaaaaaatttattaaaagaaaacagcAGTAAACGAAACACAATATTTAAAGACTAGCGGTGATATCAAGTGCTCTGGAAGTGTAAGAACATTCAGCACAAATAGTGCTCACCGTCGGGTTGTGAATGTAAGAACATTATCGGAAGATAACATTCGAAAAAAAACtacttgtatttgttttcatccTTTTATCTAGTTACAAAGTACCTAATGTAAAAATGCTGATCTTTATTAGTCTATTAACTTTGTTTATACCTTTTGTATACACATCTATTGTTTGTTACATGTACTGTTCtacatttattcttttttgtgttGATGTTTACTGTCTCATCAACGTATCGTTTATATAATGTTAATGAATTATCCTAAATAAGTCAAATTTACCTGATCCAAATGGGGGAAGATCTTTTGAAAATggaccattttctttgtaaaatgtATAGGTCCCATCACCGTCTCTATCATTTGCACCAGTCCATAAAGTATTTTCATTGGCTgtaaaaagaattaaatgtaaaattaaaaaatcagtaGAATAAAAATACAGTATGAACATAAATATCAactcaaatgaataaaaaaaaagaccttACAACTTGAAACAATTCATTACTTAGCGAAACTGATTAGAAACAACTCCCGTATTATTGGCCAGAATTGTTCAAAGAAACAAGATAAAGTGATACTGTTGAGGTTTATGGGAACGAAAAGAATAAGTTCAAACGATGTACACTGTTATGGTGCGTAACCGTATTGGTACAAATCTAACAAAAACTGTTTGCCTTTATAAGAATTAGttttgtaaatatagaaaatatattatataaaatgaacatttcAAATGTGATTTTTATTCATCATTGACTAAGttaaatgtgtttataaaaTCGCCTTCGTAGCTCACGAGTATAACCGGTTTTTGACATCCGGGTGAAAATACACTATTGTTTCTACGTCATGTTTAATGTAGAGAACAACGTACCGAATCTACATAATCAaagattaattattttttgagtGAGTTTATTAAAGCAagaaagtgttttttttgttcGCTGCTCTTTCCTTTAGTTTTCTATCTAACATTTTGTTCGCTGCTCTTTCCTTTATTTATCTATCCAACAATGTACCTCAAATACTTGGAAGCAAGTCTTGTAAATTGACTATTTCGTATCTCTGCAACTTCCTACTCGAAACTATCATTGAGTACCCATGTTCGAAATTGGCCGTTTCAAAATCTTAAGCATCATGGGTAAGCTCATTGTTCGTACTCCAAAGTGAAAAcaacgttacgtcattggttaaatttccattgtttataacgtttcaaatcaatcaaaacgctttggtgtacgcttttgaaaatattacccaggatgcattatATTCTGAAACGGATAATTATTTCGTACCTGATaggtaaataaatgtaaatttttgcttatcatatacatttttaaattaatgacaTTGTGTACGAACATCGTTAATTGGCGAAAACTGAAAAAGGGAAGGATTGTCCATTCTACCCAATTGTAAGTTTTGAAatgcttttatatttaatgttttaatactgttacatttatcGAAATATATTTGAgatcattttgatttgaaataaaaatatatttaacacaGATGAAATACTTCTAAGCACTATAACATTTCTAAAGAGTTATAATTGGTTGAATTAGGCAATACATAGAAACTTGGATATTTCTTCAtctaaacaaaattattgtatattCTCAACTTACGATGAATAAATTCCTGGAAAACATAACTGGCTTCTTGTTCCGTGTTCGGTCTCCACATGTAGGCACCTGGTGTACTGGCACAAATCGACTGCAATTTAGTAAGATTACATTCATATTCTTTTTTGTTGAATACCAAGTTTTGTTGATTTCGTGGGAACAgatgaaccacgaaattaaatatttaaccaatgacACATTTTTAATAGACTTTATGATGACGTCAGCAAAAACACCAAATTCAGTATCCACGAACATGTTAGTTTTCCTGTATCCACAACAAAAAACGAATATACAGtagataatatatttttttaagctgAGGTTAGAGGGTCAATACTAGCCAGCGTGAAACCCAGACATTATAGTTAAAAGTTAAAGCAttatactttatatttgtttttgatttttttgtttttggtaaatAGACAGGTTTTTTTCATCTACATATGACTCCCATATCGTGATAGCTGTAGACTTTTATCATATTACCGACTTTTAACTCCCGGTTTATATTTTTCCGACAGGTTTCAACTGTTTTAGGATACCCTTGTACAAATAATAATCATTGCAATTTTTGGGGAAAGTTTACTGTTTTCCGCGTATTAAGTCATGAAGAGAAAGCATTTATCATAAAACTTTCCCTCAAAATTGTGCAGATTGATAACTTTGTTCTTTCTTGACAGAGTACCAGAATGTTCTTACACAGAGAAGGTAACCTATagaaagacaataacaatcaaaaccaaggagtaaaccaaagaacatttacatcaacagttatagaTAATAATTATGAAACAACACCAACTCGTCTTAAAACCGAAactgaaatcaggtgctccggaagggtaagcatttcctgcaccgtatgcCGGAGTTTAAAGTCGGTAATATGCAAATGGTCTTTTTGCAGTCAGTAAACCATCAAAAACCATTGAGCGTTTTATTGTACTATTATTCTAtaatcaaaatatcattttggACTCAGATTAAATGGTTTCTGATTTCGGCTTCGTTCAACATCACGAAAAGCGTCacatatctatgatgagtttattcacaaaTTGTATAACTGTATAAATTAAACATAGAAACAACACCAATACCATGATAattaaaaactgataaaatcGGGTTTGAAATTCGTCGTTCTTCGTATCATAAATCTGGTTATCTTTCGTTATACTTATAATGCAATGATAACGTAGTAAATTACCCAATTCAGGGAATAAAACAGACTTCTATAGTCTCActtgataaaaacaacaaagatACCTTTATTGTGATCTCTTATTAGTTATATTTTCTGCCTACAGATTAATAGTGATTTATAATCAGTCTCACCTGAGCTTCCTCCCACGGTATTCTGTCACCATATAAATAACAACTAGTACTACTGTTTTCGTTTGGTAACAGCCTGTAACCCTCTGAGCAAGTTTCTGGAACACATTGCggttttaaaactgaaaaaaacccatatgGATTGAATTTAATCCAAAGTTgcaattaaaacacaaaaagaaaaagcgATGGCATATAGAAAATAACGTAATGAATGATCACCATAATCAAATACATAACGACattataacattaacggtacaaATATATTTGCACCAGATTCGCAATTCGATAGTTAATGTCTCGTCAGAGATgttcaattcaaataaagacaacagtagtatacaactataaatgaaaacataaaacttatttaaaacatGAAGAGCTGTGAACCAAAAAAAGGGGAAAAGAAAGTATAACCAAAGCCGGACAAAGAACTGGAGCTTTGGTAAATATATGCATTCATTGTGAATAATaggaatatacatgatatatgtatatagaaGATACAGTTATTTCTTTGATTAAGAAGATTTGGAATGATTGCAAATTAAACAACTCTTCAAAATAAACCACATTGTTGTGTATGAACATTTTTATCTTACACAGCAGTTAATTAtagcaaaaaaataacattgaacataaggaagaaaaagaaaaaaaaagaacaaagaacaaaggaaatataaacaacaaaaaagaatagaaaaacaaaagaaaaacgaaaaggaaaaaaaagaagaaaggcCTATACTTACATTACAagtaaatatcaaattcattttaaaagggAACGTACTGTGTAAAGTGCACAATTATAAAATGtgttactgtaaatttagaaataagtaagtgtatacatttttatgattgtattatTTTAGACTAAATGTTCGTTGACATTTATTATCGTGGTTTTGCGTAAGTCTGTATTCAATCTTATATAAGATCGGtcattctttgaaattttaattgagtAGTATTCAACGCATAATAATGATTTTCAGTGTATgttaaaactacatgtacagCTGACGTAatgcattttttctttatttattgtttatgaaATAGTCGTTTTTTATTGAAAGTAAGTCGACAttcatttatgaatataaaaatgattgcAAAATAATCACATGTAAACATATAAACGTGCTTACCAAGTGTGGACTATGCAGACGTAAAGCCAAAACATAaagaaaatcagaaaaaaaaatctgaaaattgtaacaaaaaaatattcaaggaCACAGCTGAaacaactttcattttttttttttctttaactggAACATCACAAATGTGATATTATAAGTATAAACATGTCATACttagatgttttgtttttgttgagcACAAAATATTTCAGGAAAGGGAATGAATAACTGTTCCATGTTtcttttttccccaaaaaataaCTATCTCTGTCTATTTAATTTTTGCATGTCATTCGATgcttaatttatttgtttacttacATTTGCAACATGGTCGTTCATTGCAGCATTTTCCGGTATACGTCCATTCAGACCCGAATGTCTGATTACATGGAACACCTTTTTTTCCACAGGTACCGTTGGAGGCGTTGCATATTCCAGAAAGAACTGAATTGTACAGTAATCCGATACACTATAGCATGATTTACTTTGATATATACATTAACATTACACAGTAGGAATATAgatataaagtatttttttatttcgcaAATTCATTAGCCATGTTGAATATAGGACACAAAGAAGAATTTTGTTAATTCTTagaaaaaacatgtacatttatattgtagttGCGTTATGATTTCTCATAAATAGAATTTACTTAATTTGCTCGATATGCTTGGTACACTGCTGAGAAGGTTTACAAATCGTTCTTCCTAAATGCAGATGTTTTTATTGTTCTTATGTCAACCTAGGAAAGTAGTGTTGGACAGTTTTGCACAGCTCTGTAGCTCACCAAAGTACTGATATTATCGTAATAACTGGACGGGATTAACTCCaaattactataaaaacaaatggttgATAATTGTGGTGACACGATTGAATAATTGTAACATAAAAAggttataatagttatcaaaagtaccaggataataattgcatacgccagacgcgcgcttcgtctacataagactcatcagtgacgcaaagatcaaaatagtttgtcTCATTTGAATCTCGTATGCAGAACTTTTGATCAGAGTGAAATGATCGTTACTTTTTACATTATGAGAAAGTCTAGCAGTTTAATCTTTAATCTTATCTACATTATTTTAAAGACAAAGAATACTTACTGCCGCCATTTGACACACCAATTGtgcaaaagataaaaacaatcaaagaaCAATACTTCATCATAATTCTGAAATGAAAACTCGTCTATATCAATCTTATATTCCGAgtaatttagaaataaactaATTATCGATACAGGATTGCAGTTTATATttgcaccagacgcgcgtttcgtctacagatATGGCATTATGAAGAAAGAACCGTTAACTTGTAGTAAGTGCAGTGAGCATGTAAGCATAAAATGCTATATTTTGATGGCTGATTTCAAGTTCCAAAAACATGTAACAGTTGTTAAACCAAATTTCTTATTTACCAATAGAAGAGTTTGGATGATGCATGCAAGCACTTTTAGCTTGTAAGTATTAAAGTGGTTTACaggtttttttcaaagtattttgGTAGCGAGTATCATTTTTCATGTGTTAAAATCGGAAGTGGGTAATCGAactgtcaaaaataaaagttttcgaAGTTATTTGTGTTAGGGattcgttttgatttttttgtttcaaattttattctttGTGCTTTCTATTTTGAATGCCATTGAGAATTACAGTGACtgtcatatttatcaaaaacgtgtttgaaattcaacattttatattcaGTCCAGTTTAAGGTAAAAGAATCGAAACATccgaaaattaacaaatttggtACGACTTCTTGTTAAATAAAACGTAATTACTTGTCTCTTATAATCTTATGTGAAGAAAAGTTTATGTTGTGcaatatcaacatataaactTCAGAGAAGTTGTTCTGTAACAGAAATATAACAGAACCCGAATAGTGCTTGACAATGGACTAGCTAGTTcagaatatatatttgttactaGGCTGTAAACAACAAAGCCATATGTCGTAGGCTAACGTAGctgattttatatttcagtacTCTTAAATATGACTTAATCATCGCTTTAAAACGATTTTTCATCGCTAgtaaagtttgtatttttattcttaCACACTTGACGTTTTGCTGACTGAAATTTGTCTGATGGAATAATCTGTTAaagtgaaacctgtttaaaccgaaACTGTTCGtaatttaagattttgttcggttttggCCGATGTTCGGTTTTATCTGATTCACAACGCGGTGTTTGGTTTATACTGCAGGTTTTAGGTTTAAACATGAATCGGTTTAACCAGTTTCTCCTTTATAACCtttcaaattgtattgaaaaaaaatcaaataacttgAATATTGTTTGtacgaaaataattgaaaacttACCGCAATGTGAAATATCAGAGTCGGAGATAGAAAgatgatttttgaaattcagTGGCTACTTAAATAGTAAGTTATATAAAATTACGTGGTGAACAATTTGCGTGGTTTAAAACATCGGTTAGTAACACATGTTGTTTTTCTGTCTCAATATTGAATGAATAAGCAAATATTGTAAAACGTGTTACTAGCTTTAACTGTCACTAAAGTATTTTCTATTACTTATGGATATTGTTATTTAATCAgcaaatagtaaaataaaataaaaacctcAGAGGAAATTCAACGGAAAGGCTCTAGTCAAATGACAAATTCAAAAGCCCAAACATCAAATAACTGGATCACATCTGTCATATTcgtgacttggtacaggcattttgtattaaaagaaataatggATTAagcctggttttaaagctagctaaaccagTTGATTGTATGAAGGTCGAATCCAATTTAATCACTTTGAccacaatgtgtgaacaaaaaaaacagacacaacaggcaaaaaaatgagaaaaaaaatagggatacagcagtTAACATTGTGctacaattaaaattaccacaaaaaccaacgaatatgtaacaaaaaagcacaaaacaaTAGCCAGACTCGTCTTTACTCTCAAACGACACACCCAGGGCTCTCAAATTCAAGGTGGTGAAATGTCGAATTGAACTAGTGGAATAAACCAAAGCTGCATACAATTGATCACTAGGGGAGGGCTGGGAACcttctaacatgtttaaccccaccacatacTCTATGTATGTGTCTggccaaagtcaggagcctgtaattcagtggttgacgtttatatatgttacataattgtttttcgttcatatgtgtacataaaatacaaaatcatcaAAGTATCTGAGTAAGCTGTTATAGTCATTTATAGTCAAGAAATCTATACATTTTTGATTCAATGTGTTTCAgaccaaaaagattaaaaataaattctgtCGATGATATATGTTAATACCAAAGATATCTGATGCTGTGTTCCGTACTTTCTTGatcaatattatacatttattccCCGtgccttttgaaatttttgtttgtttttacgtctgaaaaaaaattgaatgaataTGATAAATACTTATGCTGATTTTTGATATcgctattgaaaaaaaaagttaaagacgTTATGTACATTAAACGCGTGTAACGCCGTACAA from Mytilus trossulus isolate FHL-02 chromosome 8, PNRI_Mtr1.1.1.hap1, whole genome shotgun sequence includes the following:
- the LOC134682112 gene encoding uncharacterized protein LOC134682112, with protein sequence MWRPNTEQEASYVFQEFIHPNENTLWTGANDRDGDGTYTFYKENGPFSKDLPPFGSADFGLNPGNVYVTIHYVIGQRLWFWYDWNKFDSSRYICEYQRRVCP